The Rhodospirillales bacterium genome includes the window CCGTCCAAAAGGCGGGCGTCGCAGATGGGCGAGGATTCGTCGACCCTGCGGCCGATCGCGCCGACGATGCGCTGGCAGATGGTCAAAAGATGGTGCGCGTCGCGAAAGCGTATTTCGGCCTTTTCGATCTTGCCCTTGACCTCGATATAGGTCGTATCCGGCCCGTTGATCATGATGTCGGCGATGTCGTCGCGCGCCAGAAGGGGTTCCAGTGGGCCGAAGCCCAGCATGTCGTCGGCGCATTCCTGCGATACCTGGATGATTTCCGCCTTGGTCAGGTCCATCGCGCGGTAACGCACGATTTCGGCGACGGCTGCCTGCACCTCCTCGCGCGCCTTGGAAACCTCCATCGAGGCGAGGTTCTTCAAATCCAGACTCTCGCGCACGTCGCGCCAGATGCGTTCGCGCACCGCCTCGATACGTTGATTGATTTTCGCGCCGCCTTCGCCGTCGGCCGCCGCGGCGGGTTCGTTGATGTCGATTTTGGGGACGGCCTGTCTGGTTGACGCCTCACTTGGCGCGGCTGCGGGCGTGCTGGCTTCCGGCGCGATGGACGGCATCGAAACCTCCGGCTTTTTTGCCGGTTCGCTTGACGGTGGCGTTGTGCGCTTGCCGAACATTTAAAGCCGTTCCTACGATGAAAATTTCTTCAAAAGACCCGGCAGAAATCCGCCGCCGCCGTTTTCCGATTCCGCGTGGTCTTCCGACGAAACGCCCAGATATTCGGCCACGATGGGCTCCAGCACGGCTTGCAGTTTCGCGCCCTCCGGCAGATCGCCCGGACGTTTTCCGTCGCTTTCCGCCTTTAGGAACAATTTGGGTGTGTAAGGCATATTCACGGCGACGTCGAACCCGACCGCGCTGCTGATTTCCTTGTCCGAAACCTCGTAAGAAGGCATCTCGCCGCGCCGGTTGACGATCATGTGCAGGCTGCCTGTTTCCTGCCCGCGCATCGTCAGGATTTCGCGGATCAGGGTGCGGCTGACCGAAAGCGCGTTGACCGTGGGTGTGGTGACGACGAAAACCCCGTTGGCGCGCGAAATGACATGGGACTGGATCGCGGGCGAGGTCGATGAAAGATCGGCGATCACCACCGGATACTGCGCCAGCATGCGTTCAAGCAGCATCTCGAACAGTTTTTGTTGCGAACCGTTGACCAAAAGCGGTTCCGCGCCGGTATTCATGAAGGTCAGGTTTTCCGATACCGCCATCAAAATACGCGAAAGCGTATCATGGTCGCGATCGATTGCGGCCTTCGCGGCTTCGACCAGTGTACCGTTGGGTGAAAACCCGAATTGCGCCCACAGCGTCGAATGACCCGCTGCGGCGTCAAGCAGGATGGTTTTTTGCCCCAGCGTTTCGGCGGCGATCTGCGCCGCCATGTGTGCGACATTGGTCGTGCCCACGCCGCCCTTGGCGCCGATCACGGCGATCAGGCGGCTGTCGGACGCGCCCAGCATTTCAAGCAGCGTGCCTGAAATCGCCTCCGCCATGTCGAACAGGCTGACCGGGTGGACAAGGTAATCGGATATGCCAAGCGCGGTCAGCTGGCGGTAAAGCTGCACGTCGTTGACCGGACCGATGACCAGCGCGCGCGTGCCTTCGGCGCATTGGCCCGCCAGTTTTTCCAGTCGGCCCCGAAACGAGTCGCCGGTATCGTCGGTCTGAAGGATGATGACGCTGGGCGATGGCGATTCGGCGTACAGCGCGATGGCCTCGTCGATGCCACCGCCTTTGACTTCCAGCGTCACGCGCCCGAAACGCCAGTCGCCCTCAAGCGAGGCGATGATGTCTTGTGTGTGCTCTTCTGCGCTGAAGACATGCACGCTGGCGGTGGGCAGCATGGTGTTCAGGGCGGAGCGGCGAGGTGTGTCTTTTTGGGTGGTCATGGTCTTTAAAGAATCAACGAAAATAAGGGACGGTTCTACCCCTTAATGTATCCGGACACCCTTAACGCGGGATTAAGGTGAAACAGCTTTTAGGTCGCTTTAAACCGCTGTATGGAAACGGCTATTTGCCTGCGGCAAGCTCGGAAAGGACATAACTTGGCAGGAAATCGCGCGGGGTGCCGGGGCGCAGCTGTGTATTGACCACCGCGGCCAGATGCCCGCCATCGTTCCGTCCGCCCAATCCCGCGTGCCCTTCCAGATCGGCCGGGTTTTCAATCTGCCGCGCCATCATGCCCTTGACCCCGCATCCGGTCTGGTATGTCAGCATATTATCGGCTTCTGCGGGGGCGTCATAACCCGGGATCGGCATGTCCGCGCACGCGGCGGGTCCTTGGGCTTCCAGCGTGTCAAAGGCGATCAGCGCGACCGGCACCGGTGCGTCCAAAGGCACGCTAGACGCGGTGATGTCGCCATCAGGCACGCCCGATTGCAAAAGTTCCTTGATGATTTCGGCCTTGCGCGCGCTGATTGTGCTGTCGCCGGTTTTGCCGCCGTCCTTATAGGCGACGACCAGATACAAGGGACCCGCGCCTTTTTTACGATAGGTTTGTGCCGCCTCGGCAATTTTCACGGCATCCATCGCCCCAAGGGGCTGTTTTTCAATGTATCGGCTTTCGACCAGTCGCAGTTTATCGGCGTTCAGTGTCGATTTTTCCATCAGCCACGGCTTGTCGGGAGAACACGCGCTCAGGCCCGAAGCCAGCCCCGAAACGACACCCAGAATCATCAATGTGTGTTGCCAGCGTTTCATCTTGCGCGCCTCACTCCATGATATATCCGAAAGGCCGGTCCTGCGCGTAGGTCTTGATCGACTGCCCATAAGCCAGCGCAAGGGATTCCGCCAGTGCCCGGTTAAGCGGCTCGGTCCGCTTGGTTTCGTCGGTGGTGCGCACGGCGGCTTTTTCGGCGAAAGGCTCGACCATATAGGCGCTGATGATGACCAGCAGTTCCGATTCATTGCGCGCAAAACTTTCCGAACGCGCCAGCGCGCCCAGCACCGGCACCTGATTGATGCCAGGCAGGCCGTTCATCCGCTCGATGGCCTTGGATTCGATCAGCCCCGCGATCATCAAACTGCCGCCCGACGCCATTTCCACTGTGGTTTCGGCGCGGCGCACCGTGAAGCTGGGCACGGTGACGCCTGGCAGTTGCAGGGTCAGTTCGTTGGATACTTCCGAAACCTCGGTTGAAATCTGTAAATTGATCCGGTCGCGGTTCAGCACCACCGGCTTGAAGGAAAGCGAGATGCCGAAGGGGCGGTATTCGTATGTGATGTTGCCGTTATTGTCGCGCTGGGACGGGATCGGAAATTCTCCGCCAGCAAGGAACCGGGCGTTTTCACCGGAAATCGCGGTCAAATTCGGCTGCGCCAGCGTGTTGACCAGTCCGTCGCGCTCCAGTGCGTGGATGACCAGCGAGATCGGGCCCGTCGAACCTGTGTCGTAAATCAGGGCGCCGTTGCCGAAGGATGGATCGACCGTAAGCCCGAATGCGGGGTTGCCGGCCAGTGGGCCGCCGTTGAAAGCGGCGTTGGCCGAGGCATAGGTGCCGATGCTGGATGTTGAATGCTGGCCCGCGAAATTGCCGGACTTAAGCCCTGCGATGTCGGTTTCCAACCCCAGTTCGTTAAGAACGTTGCGCGCGACCTCTACGATCTTGACGTGGATCATCACCTGTTGGTTGTCGCGCACGCTGATATTGTTGACCACGGTCTGGGTGCCTGTGACGAACCGTCCGGCCAGATCGGCGGCGCGCGCCGCGACATCGGCGTTTGATACCGTGCCGCTCAGGGTGATTTTGTCGCCGATCGAGGAGGCGACTATGTTCTCGTTCGGGAAAAGGGTTTTAAGGCTTTCTTCAAGCTTGCTGGTATCCGCCTTGACGTGGACCGAAATCTGCTTGATCAGGTCGCCGCTTTTCCCGAACACCAGTACATTGGTGTCCCCCACCGCCGAACCGATCAGGTACAGCTGGTCGTTCTTGACCGGTCCGACTTCCACGATGTCGGGATCCGACACCAGCACATCGGTGACGCCCGGACCCACCCGCACCACGTCGGCCTTGCCCATCGAAAGGGTCAAAAGCTCTTTCGGCTTGGATTTTGCGACGCTGTTGGCATCGGCCGCATACACGGACTCCGTAAGCGCCAGCGCGCCCACGGACAAAACCGCAAAAGCGATGTAATTCAATAGCTTGCGAACCATACTTGAATGCCGGAACCGGCGGGATTGAAGGCGTTTCTACTGCCCCAAGGGGCGCAACTCCACGTTTTCGACGCGGTTGCCTGTATAGAGTCGCACAACTTGAGTCGTCGAACCAGTCTTATTTTGCCCGTGCATGATCTCGCGCATCACGCCGCTGACCCTGATATCCGTGGTGGTTGGCGGCTGATGTTCAAGTCCTGCGCGAACCGGCTGATCGTCCCCGATCGGGCGCAGCACCAGTGAAAGCGTCCCCATCTTGGCGGCCAGAATCAGTTGTTCGGCCTGGGTCGGGCTGACCTCGACGGTGACGGTCTTGGGTGCCTTGATTTCTGATTTGGCGCTCGAACTCTGGTCGGTGGCCAGAACGCGCAGATCCTCGATCACGGTTTCGGTCGCCAGTTTTGAAACGACGGGTGTTGCCGCCTCGCGTATTTTCTGGTCGGCGGGCAGATGGACCTCGTAAGTCAGGATGACATCGACATGGTCGCCCGGCGTCACGAAGCCCGCGACCGACGATTGCGCGTTGACGCTGATCGCAACCGCCCGATAACCGGGCTTCAGCGACGCGGCCACGAAATTGCTTTTGCCAGCATCGACCATCGCGGATTTGATCATCGGTTCGCCCTTGGCGAAATTGCGCGCGACGCGGCCTTTAAGAGCCTCGTCCGCCGTGGTCTTGCCCTCGCGCACGATCGCGCCGTTAAAGATCGAGGTTTTGGGCCATGGCGCCCAGATCGTGGCGTTTTTATCCAGTTCTTCCCCGGTTTTCAGGTCGCGCGCGGCGACCAGTACGTATTCGGTCTGGGTTTCGGCTGTAGTGTCTGCTTTACGGCTTTTGCCGCCGATCATCTGCACCGCCAGCGCGGCCAGCAGCGCAAAAAAGAAGCCCGAAGCGACAATGATGACAGTAGATCG containing:
- the cpaB gene encoding Flp pilus assembly protein CpaB, giving the protein MNRSTVIIVASGFFFALLAALAVQMIGGKSRKADTTAETQTEYVLVAARDLKTGEELDKNATIWAPWPKTSIFNGAIVREGKTTADEALKGRVARNFAKGEPMIKSAMVDAGKSNFVAASLKPGYRAVAISVNAQSSVAGFVTPGDHVDVILTYEVHLPADQKIREAATPVVSKLATETVIEDLRVLATDQSSSAKSEIKAPKTVTVEVSPTQAEQLILAAKMGTLSLVLRPIGDDQPVRAGLEHQPPTTTDIRVSGVMREIMHGQNKTGSTTQVVRLYTGNRVENVELRPLGQ
- a CDS encoding AAA family ATPase, whose product is MTTQKDTPRRSALNTMLPTASVHVFSAEEHTQDIIASLEGDWRFGRVTLEVKGGGIDEAIALYAESPSPSVIILQTDDTGDSFRGRLEKLAGQCAEGTRALVIGPVNDVQLYRQLTALGISDYLVHPVSLFDMAEAISGTLLEMLGASDSRLIAVIGAKGGVGTTNVAHMAAQIAAETLGQKTILLDAAAGHSTLWAQFGFSPNGTLVEAAKAAIDRDHDTLSRILMAVSENLTFMNTGAEPLLVNGSQQKLFEMLLERMLAQYPVVIADLSSTSPAIQSHVISRANGVFVVTTPTVNALSVSRTLIREILTMRGQETGSLHMIVNRRGEMPSYEVSDKEISSAVGFDVAVNMPYTPKLFLKAESDGKRPGDLPEGAKLQAVLEPIVAEYLGVSSEDHAESENGGGGFLPGLLKKFSS
- a CDS encoding type II and III secretion system protein family protein; this translates as MVRKLLNYIAFAVLSVGALALTESVYAADANSVAKSKPKELLTLSMGKADVVRVGPGVTDVLVSDPDIVEVGPVKNDQLYLIGSAVGDTNVLVFGKSGDLIKQISVHVKADTSKLEESLKTLFPNENIVASSIGDKITLSGTVSNADVAARAADLAGRFVTGTQTVVNNISVRDNQQVMIHVKIVEVARNVLNELGLETDIAGLKSGNFAGQHSTSSIGTYASANAAFNGGPLAGNPAFGLTVDPSFGNGALIYDTGSTGPISLVIHALERDGLVNTLAQPNLTAISGENARFLAGGEFPIPSQRDNNGNITYEYRPFGISLSFKPVVLNRDRINLQISTEVSEVSNELTLQLPGVTVPSFTVRRAETTVEMASGGSLMIAGLIESKAIERMNGLPGINQVPVLGALARSESFARNESELLVIISAYMVEPFAEKAAVRTTDETKRTEPLNRALAESLALAYGQSIKTYAQDRPFGYIME